ACGCGAAGTGCCAGGAAGTCGTCATTCAAGGCGAGGAGCTAGACAAAGAGGGCAATGGTTTAGACCGTTTCCCCGTGCCGATTTCCACGCCGGGATTCGACAACGGTCCGTACACCACCTGCTCGCACTGGATCACTGCCGATCTCGACACCGGGATTCAAAACATCGGCAACTACCGCGGCGAGATCAAAGCCGGCAAGCGCGTCGGCGTGTTTCCCTCGGGACTAGGTCAAGATATTTATCTGCACTGGCAGAAGGCGGTCGAGAAGGGCGTGCATCTTCCCGCCGCATTAGTCATCGGCGCGCCGCCGATCGTTTCTTATGTCTCGGTGCAAAAGATTCCCTACGGCGTTGACGAAATGGGCGTGGCCGGCGGCTTGGCCGGCGAGCCGATCCCGATGGTGAAGTGCAAGACCAATAACATCATGGTACCGGCGGACGCGGAGATCGTTATCGAAGGCATGTTGAACACTGAATTCATCGAACCCGAGGGACCCTTCGGCGAGTCGCACGGCTACATGCATCCGCGGCAGTTGAATCCGTTCATGGACGTGACCGCCATCACCTATCGCAAAGATGCGATTTACACTTCGTGGCTCAGTCAATTGACCCCCAGCGAGTCGTCGGTCATTCGCAAGATCGGCTACGACCGCTTGATGCTGGTGCATCTGCGCGACGAATGCCGCATTACTTCAGTCTTGCGGGTCGAGATGCACGAGCCGCTGACCAACACCTACAAGCTGGTCATCATCCAAATGAAGAAGCCCAATGAAGCTGAAGTCTGGCGCGCGCTCCACGCCGCATGTTCGTTTCATCCCGGCGTCGGCAAGATCGTCGTCGCCGTCGATGAAGACATCGATCCGTCCAATGAAGCGGCAGTCTTTTGGGCGATGTGTTATCGCATGAAGCCGCACAAGGATGTTCACATCGTGCCAGGCATGGAAAAGGGCCATGCTCCACCGTTTCTCTTCGAGCATGAAACCAAAGGCACCGACGTGGTTTCGTATCACTTGCCTGCCGACGAGTCGGCGATGCTGTGCAACGCGATCTTGAAAGAACCCTTTCCGCCGGTGTCCTTGCCCAAGCGCGAGTTTATGGAGAATGCGCGCAAGATCTGGGAGGAGTTGGAGTTGCCCAAGCTGCGTCCGCAAGCGCCGTGGTTCGGTTATTCGCTCGGCCAATGGAGCGATGAGCTCGACAAGGAAGCGCAGCTCGCGGTCGAAGGCCGCCACTTTGAAACCGGCGAGAAGTTGAAAAAGTTGCGGGTCAAAGTTCGCTAGGATAGTTGTTATTCATTAATAAAAACCCGCCGCGGCGTGCAAGTGCCCGGCGGGATTTTTTTGTTTCGGATTCGGATTCGGATTCGGATTCGGATTCGGATTCGGATTCGGATTCGGATTCGGATTCGGATTCGGATGATTAACCGCAAAGAACGCAGAGTACGCAAAGTTAAAATTCGAAACTAAAATCATAGCTTCACTCACCGCATTTCGCCTCCGAACTTTGCGTTCCCTGCGTTCTTTGCGGTTAAATAAATCTTAAGACCGATAGCGCCAGAGCTGCGGGATGGCGAGGCAGATGGCGAGGATCATCACGAAGCAGAGCGCGCTGCAGATGAGCAGCGCGTTGGGCGCGCC
This sequence is a window from Deltaproteobacteria bacterium. Protein-coding genes within it:
- a CDS encoding UbiD family decarboxylase — translated: MPYFDLHQHIKNLEEHGLLRRITRLINKDTELHPLVRWQYRGLQEEDRRAWLFENVTDAKGTRYTMPVVVGALAGKPEIYYLGMGCNSAEAMDAMWKKALAEPINPITVTNAKCQEVVIQGEELDKEGNGLDRFPVPISTPGFDNGPYTTCSHWITADLDTGIQNIGNYRGEIKAGKRVGVFPSGLGQDIYLHWQKAVEKGVHLPAALVIGAPPIVSYVSVQKIPYGVDEMGVAGGLAGEPIPMVKCKTNNIMVPADAEIVIEGMLNTEFIEPEGPFGESHGYMHPRQLNPFMDVTAITYRKDAIYTSWLSQLTPSESSVIRKIGYDRLMLVHLRDECRITSVLRVEMHEPLTNTYKLVIIQMKKPNEAEVWRALHAACSFHPGVGKIVVAVDEDIDPSNEAAVFWAMCYRMKPHKDVHIVPGMEKGHAPPFLFEHETKGTDVVSYHLPADESAMLCNAILKEPFPPVSLPKREFMENARKIWEELELPKLRPQAPWFGYSLGQWSDELDKEAQLAVEGRHFETGEKLKKLRVKVR